From Phenylobacterium montanum, the proteins below share one genomic window:
- a CDS encoding carboxymuconolactone decarboxylase family protein, with protein MSLDALRETLPAYAKDLSLNLSTLAGETLLTDQQKWGCFVASAHAIGVPAVVKACEAAAAEAGLSEEAKTGAKAAAAIMGMNNVYYRSLHIMQNAEYRTLPARLRMSIIANPGVEKLDFELWSLAVSAINGCGMCIDAHEVELKKHGMANTAIQAALRIASVVNAVSRVVAGEAAAA; from the coding sequence ATGTCCCTCGACGCGCTTCGCGAAACCCTGCCGGCCTACGCCAAGGACCTCAGCCTGAACCTCTCGACCCTGGCGGGCGAGACCCTGCTGACCGACCAGCAGAAGTGGGGCTGCTTCGTCGCCTCCGCCCATGCGATCGGCGTCCCGGCTGTGGTCAAGGCCTGCGAAGCCGCCGCGGCCGAAGCCGGCCTCAGCGAGGAAGCCAAGACCGGGGCCAAGGCCGCCGCGGCGATCATGGGCATGAACAACGTCTATTACCGCTCGCTGCACATCATGCAGAACGCCGAGTACCGCACCCTGCCGGCGCGCCTGCGCATGAGCATCATCGCCAATCCGGGCGTGGAGAAGCTGGACTTCGAGCTGTGGTCGCTGGCCGTCTCGGCCATCAACGGCTGCGGCATGTGCATCGACGCCCACGAAGTCGAACTGAAGAAGCACGGCATGGCCAACACCGCCATCCAGGCGGCGCTGCGCATCGCCTCGGTGGTCAACGCCGTCTCGCGTGTGGTGGCCGGCGAAGCCGCGGCGGCCTGA
- a CDS encoding peroxiredoxin, with translation MIGVGQKLPEFKIVGVKPKFMRHEEGGVSAFEEVTNESFPGQWKVIFFYPKDFTFVCPTEIAEFARLNRDFADRDAVVLGGSTDNEHVKLAWRRDHADLNHLAIWNFADNGGRFARALGVLDEEEGVAQRATLIVDPHGVVQHVYVTSLSVGRNPADTLRVLDALQTDELCPCNRAVGGETLKAA, from the coding sequence ATGATCGGCGTCGGTCAAAAACTGCCTGAATTCAAGATCGTGGGCGTGAAGCCCAAGTTCATGCGCCACGAGGAAGGCGGCGTCAGCGCCTTCGAAGAGGTGACCAACGAGAGCTTCCCCGGCCAGTGGAAGGTGATCTTCTTCTATCCCAAGGACTTCACCTTCGTCTGTCCGACCGAGATCGCCGAGTTCGCCCGCCTGAACAGGGACTTCGCCGACCGCGACGCGGTGGTGCTGGGTGGCTCGACCGACAACGAACACGTCAAACTGGCCTGGCGGCGCGACCATGCCGACCTGAACCACCTGGCGATCTGGAATTTCGCCGACAACGGAGGCCGCTTCGCCCGCGCGCTCGGCGTGCTGGACGAAGAGGAAGGCGTGGCCCAGCGCGCCACCCTGATCGTCGATCCGCATGGGGTGGTGCAGCACGTCTATGTCACCAGCCTCAGCGTTGGCCGCAACCCCGCCGACACCTTGCGCGTGCTCGACGCCCTGCAGACGGACGAACTCTGCCCCTGCAACCGCGCGGTGGGCGGTGAGACCTTGAAGGCCGCCTGA
- a CDS encoding alpha/beta hydrolase yields MKRSWALFLAGCAAILSGCFLAHFTQTAGGVRIEDVRFTGTGGAPMSALLYIPPNATPKTPAPGVLAVHGYINSRETQDGFAIEFARRGYVVLALDQTGHGYSGGFAGQNGFGGPDGLKYLRGLDVVDPANIGLEGHSMGGWTILAAAKAMPDGYRAAVLEGSSTGLPFAAPGTPGWPRNLAVVFSRYDEFGWLMWNTLQPGRVGESPKLMQLFGATAPVITGRDYGDLAAGTARRLYQPRTTHPGDHFSPEAIGDATDWFAHTLKGGTPRPASDQIWLLKEIGTGIALLGVVALMLGAFDLLLGLPAFAVLAQPAAGARERRDGAWWAAFVLTTAIPAISFYVFMFIGAQAFKPNVLFPQSITNQILTWALLNAAITLLLGLMLPRGDKSAPDRWPAAMGIALATVGTGYAALLAADFLFKLDFRFWIVALKLLSLAQFKAFLAYLVPFTAFFLVSLSALQRSLTVRGDGRLATYATAIGAMSLGFLIFVVAQYVPLFLTGHLPVPMEALNAIISLQFLPVLAVVGLIAAFTARRTGSALPGALICSLFVTWYVVAGTATQYGGPL; encoded by the coding sequence ATGAAGCGATCCTGGGCGCTGTTTCTGGCCGGCTGCGCGGCGATCCTGTCGGGCTGCTTTCTGGCCCATTTCACCCAGACCGCCGGCGGGGTGCGCATCGAGGACGTGCGCTTCACCGGGACCGGCGGCGCGCCGATGAGCGCCCTGCTCTACATCCCGCCCAACGCCACGCCGAAGACCCCGGCGCCAGGCGTCCTAGCGGTGCACGGCTACATCAATTCGCGCGAGACCCAAGATGGCTTCGCCATCGAGTTCGCCCGCCGCGGCTATGTGGTGCTGGCGCTAGACCAGACCGGCCACGGCTACAGCGGCGGCTTCGCCGGCCAGAACGGCTTCGGTGGGCCGGATGGGCTGAAATACCTGCGCGGGCTCGATGTCGTCGATCCAGCCAATATCGGGCTGGAAGGCCATTCGATGGGCGGCTGGACCATCCTCGCCGCCGCCAAGGCCATGCCGGACGGCTATCGCGCCGCGGTGCTGGAGGGCTCCTCGACCGGCCTGCCCTTCGCCGCCCCCGGAACGCCCGGCTGGCCGCGCAACCTGGCTGTGGTGTTCAGCCGCTATGACGAGTTCGGCTGGCTGATGTGGAACACCCTGCAGCCCGGCCGTGTCGGCGAAAGCCCCAAGCTGATGCAGCTGTTCGGGGCTACAGCGCCGGTTATCACAGGCCGTGACTATGGCGATCTGGCCGCCGGAACCGCGCGACGGCTCTACCAGCCCCGGACCACCCATCCGGGCGACCACTTCTCGCCCGAGGCGATCGGCGACGCCACCGACTGGTTCGCCCATACCCTGAAGGGCGGGACCCCGCGTCCGGCCAGCGACCAGATCTGGCTGTTGAAAGAGATCGGGACGGGAATCGCCCTTCTCGGCGTCGTCGCCCTGATGCTGGGGGCCTTCGACCTGCTCCTGGGCCTGCCGGCCTTCGCCGTCTTGGCCCAGCCGGCGGCCGGGGCGCGGGAGCGACGGGACGGGGCCTGGTGGGCCGCCTTCGTTTTGACCACCGCGATCCCGGCGATCAGCTTCTACGTTTTCATGTTCATCGGCGCCCAGGCTTTCAAGCCGAACGTGCTGTTCCCCCAGAGCATCACCAACCAGATCCTGACCTGGGCCTTGCTCAACGCCGCCATCACCCTGCTCTTGGGCCTGATGCTGCCGCGCGGGGATAAGAGCGCGCCGGACCGCTGGCCGGCGGCGATGGGGATCGCACTCGCCACGGTAGGGACCGGTTACGCAGCGCTCCTGGCCGCCGACTTCCTGTTCAAGCTCGACTTCCGCTTCTGGATCGTGGCGTTGAAGCTCTTGAGCCTCGCCCAGTTCAAGGCTTTCCTGGCCTATCTGGTCCCCTTCACCGCCTTCTTCCTCGTCAGCCTCAGCGCCCTGCAGCGCAGCCTGACCGTGCGCGGAGACGGGCGCCTCGCGACCTACGCCACGGCCATCGGGGCCATGAGCCTGGGCTTTTTGATCTTCGTCGTGGCGCAATACGTCCCGCTGTTTCTCACCGGACACCTGCCGGTCCCGATGGAGGCGCTGAATGCGATCATCTCGCTGCAGTTCCTGCCCGTCCTGGCCGTGGTCGGGCTGATCGCCGCCTTCACCGCCCGTCGTACGGGCTCGGCGCTCCCGGGCGCCCTGATCTGCAGCCTGTTCGTCACCTGGTACGTGGTCGCGGGCACGGCTACCCAATATGGCGGGCCGCTCTGA
- a CDS encoding c-type cytochrome — protein sequence MKRLAKAVALGGAAAAGVLALVVRAPLAEDGSKTTWDGIYTEAQAQRGQAAYTASCMKCHGPQLTGTGEAKPLAGPEFLSSWSGLTMGDLFDRVRTTMPLDAPKSLDAQSYADILAYVLKFNGFPAGQGELDRRAEVLAGVRIEAFKPQARAAPASPVSAAAADTPAGANDAPNPYVTETGFLQLPPGRAMGSTSAVAVDSQGHIWVADRCGANDCAGSTLDPIMEFASDGRFIRAFGGGMLLFPHGLFIDAQDHIWITDGHAAPGKGADVLEFGQDGKLIRTLGKPGVSVAGPDSFAQPNAVLVAPDGTIFVADGHDVERHVARIVKFSPDGRFLTQWGEPGAAAGQMDVPHTLAMDSKGRLFVGDRWNNRVDIYDQNGKLLDAWSQFSRPSGVYIDRNDVLYVSDSESRTPEGYGHHPGWKRGVRVGSAVTGKVTAFIPDTYATPDKTATSGAEGIWVDPHGVIYGGQVGQRAVVRYRLAAH from the coding sequence ATGAAACGCCTGGCGAAGGCCGTCGCGCTCGGCGGCGCGGCGGCGGCGGGGGTGCTGGCCCTGGTGGTGCGCGCGCCCCTGGCCGAGGACGGCTCCAAGACCACCTGGGACGGGATCTATACCGAGGCCCAGGCCCAGCGGGGTCAGGCCGCCTATACGGCCAGCTGCATGAAGTGCCATGGCCCGCAACTCACCGGCACCGGCGAGGCCAAGCCCCTGGCCGGGCCGGAGTTCCTGTCCAGCTGGAGCGGGCTCACCATGGGCGACCTGTTCGATCGGGTCCGCACCACCATGCCGCTGGACGCGCCCAAATCGCTGGACGCCCAGTCCTATGCCGACATCCTGGCCTATGTCCTGAAGTTCAACGGCTTTCCTGCCGGCCAGGGCGAGCTGGACCGCCGGGCCGAGGTGCTGGCTGGCGTTCGTATCGAGGCCTTCAAGCCCCAGGCGCGGGCGGCGCCGGCCTCGCCAGTCTCGGCCGCGGCGGCGGACACCCCTGCAGGCGCCAATGACGCGCCCAACCCCTACGTGACCGAGACCGGGTTTCTGCAACTGCCGCCTGGGCGGGCCATGGGCTCGACCAGCGCCGTGGCGGTGGACAGCCAGGGCCACATATGGGTCGCCGACCGCTGCGGGGCCAACGACTGCGCGGGGAGCACGCTCGACCCGATCATGGAGTTCGCCTCCGATGGCCGCTTCATCAGGGCTTTCGGCGGCGGCATGCTGCTGTTCCCGCACGGCCTGTTCATCGACGCCCAGGACCATATCTGGATCACCGACGGCCACGCCGCGCCTGGCAAGGGCGCGGACGTCCTGGAATTCGGCCAGGATGGAAAGCTGATCCGCACCCTCGGCAAGCCTGGGGTCTCGGTCGCCGGACCGGACAGTTTCGCCCAGCCCAATGCGGTGCTGGTGGCGCCCGACGGGACCATCTTCGTCGCCGACGGCCATGATGTAGAGCGGCACGTCGCCCGCATCGTCAAGTTCTCGCCCGATGGCCGCTTCTTGACGCAGTGGGGCGAACCCGGCGCCGCGGCCGGCCAGATGGACGTGCCGCACACCCTGGCCATGGATTCCAAGGGCCGCCTTTTCGTCGGCGACCGCTGGAACAACCGGGTCGACATCTACGACCAGAACGGCAAGCTACTGGACGCCTGGAGCCAGTTCAGCCGGCCCAGCGGCGTCTATATCGACCGCAACGACGTGCTCTATGTCTCGGATTCGGAATCGCGCACGCCCGAGGGCTATGGCCACCACCCCGGGTGGAAGCGCGGCGTGCGCGTCGGCAGCGCCGTGACCGGCAAGGTCACCGCCTTCATCCCCGATACCTACGCCACCCCCGACAAGACCGCCACCAGCGGGGCCGAAGGGATCTGGGTCGACCCCCACGGCGTCATCTATGGCGGCCAGGTGGGGCAGCGGGCGGTGGTGCGCTACCGGTTGGCGGCGCACTGA
- a CDS encoding pyrroloquinoline quinone-dependent dehydrogenase: protein MKATLFGGLAAALFATTALAQTAAPATGDVEWTTYAGDLSGSRYKPLDQINAANFSKLEVAWRFKTDSLGNRPEFKLEGTPLEVGGVLYTTAGTRRAVIALDAATGELLWVHGEHEGARGAAAPRQLSGRGLAYWSDGDEKRILYVTPGYRLIALDAKTGQPVPGFGDHGVVDLKLDFDQTIRPDITTGEAGLHATPLVVGDKVIVGTAFREGFTPEHMNNNKGYVRCFDVHTGKRLWTFHTIPKKGEFGYDTWLKGSADTTGNTAVWTQMSADPALNLVYLPVESPTSDFYGGQRPGAGLFGDSIVAVDLTTGERKWHFQQIHHEIWDYDNSSAPLLMDITVGGKPIKALAQPTKQGFLYVFDRTTGKPVWPMPETAVPKGDVPGEWYAPTQPIPTKPKAYTRNGVSEADLIDFTPDLHKKAMEVVKNYKMGPVFTPPVVSKLPGPLGTLNMSASGGTNWPGGSFDPETHIAYVYACNSCIESIGMQKPPPGMSDIDWVVGEAGQAVQMIRGPGENAGADAPPPSKIPTGGGYHTLNVDGLPILKPPYSTISAINLDTGDILWQIPHGETPDFVRNNPVLKGLNVPRTGQTGYTIGTLVTKSLVIAGDSMVTTTPEHPRGAMLRAYDKTNGKEVGTVWMPAPQSGSPMTYTVNGRQFLVVAVSGGNYSGEYIAYALPAADK, encoded by the coding sequence ATGAAAGCGACCCTGTTCGGGGGCCTCGCGGCCGCCCTGTTCGCGACCACGGCCCTGGCCCAGACGGCTGCGCCAGCGACGGGAGATGTCGAGTGGACCACCTATGCCGGCGATCTCTCCGGCAGCCGCTACAAGCCGCTGGACCAGATCAACGCCGCCAACTTCTCCAAGCTGGAAGTGGCCTGGCGGTTCAAGACTGACAGCCTGGGCAACCGGCCGGAGTTCAAGCTGGAGGGCACGCCGCTGGAGGTGGGCGGGGTGCTCTACACCACCGCCGGCACCAGGCGCGCGGTGATCGCCCTCGATGCGGCCACCGGAGAGCTGCTCTGGGTCCACGGTGAGCATGAAGGCGCGCGCGGGGCCGCCGCGCCGCGGCAACTTTCCGGCCGCGGCCTCGCCTATTGGAGCGACGGCGACGAGAAGCGGATCCTCTACGTCACGCCGGGCTACCGGCTGATCGCCCTCGACGCCAAGACCGGCCAGCCGGTCCCGGGCTTCGGCGATCATGGCGTGGTGGATCTGAAGCTCGACTTCGACCAGACCATCCGCCCCGACATCACCACCGGCGAGGCGGGCCTGCATGCGACCCCGCTGGTGGTCGGCGACAAGGTGATCGTCGGGACCGCCTTCCGCGAAGGCTTCACGCCCGAGCACATGAACAACAACAAGGGCTATGTGCGCTGCTTCGACGTGCATACGGGCAAGCGGCTGTGGACCTTCCACACCATCCCGAAGAAGGGCGAGTTCGGCTACGACACCTGGCTGAAGGGTTCGGCGGACACCACCGGCAACACCGCGGTGTGGACCCAGATGTCGGCCGACCCGGCGCTGAACCTGGTCTATCTGCCGGTGGAATCGCCGACCAGCGACTTCTATGGCGGCCAGCGGCCGGGGGCAGGCCTGTTCGGCGACAGCATCGTCGCGGTCGACTTGACCACCGGCGAGCGCAAGTGGCACTTCCAGCAGATCCATCACGAGATCTGGGACTACGACAACTCCTCGGCTCCGCTGCTGATGGACATCACGGTCGGCGGCAAACCGATCAAGGCCCTGGCCCAGCCGACCAAGCAGGGCTTCCTCTATGTGTTTGACCGCACCACCGGCAAGCCGGTCTGGCCGATGCCGGAGACGGCGGTGCCGAAGGGCGACGTGCCGGGCGAGTGGTACGCCCCGACCCAGCCGATCCCGACCAAGCCCAAGGCCTATACCCGCAACGGCGTTTCCGAGGCCGACCTGATCGACTTCACCCCCGATCTGCACAAGAAGGCGATGGAGGTGGTCAAGAACTACAAAATGGGCCCCGTCTTCACCCCGCCGGTGGTTTCCAAGCTGCCGGGGCCGCTGGGGACCCTCAACATGTCCGCCTCCGGCGGCACCAACTGGCCGGGCGGGTCCTTCGACCCCGAAACCCACATCGCCTATGTCTACGCCTGCAATTCCTGCATCGAATCCATCGGCATGCAGAAGCCGCCGCCCGGCATGAGCGACATCGATTGGGTGGTGGGCGAGGCCGGCCAGGCGGTGCAGATGATCCGCGGGCCGGGCGAGAACGCCGGCGCCGACGCTCCGCCGCCATCCAAGATCCCCACCGGCGGCGGCTATCACACCCTGAACGTCGACGGCCTGCCGATCCTGAAGCCGCCCTATTCGACCATCAGCGCCATCAACCTCGATACCGGCGACATCCTCTGGCAGATCCCGCATGGGGAAACGCCGGATTTCGTGCGCAACAACCCGGTGCTGAAGGGGCTCAACGTCCCGCGCACCGGCCAGACCGGCTACACCATCGGCACGCTGGTGACCAAGTCGCTGGTGATCGCGGGCGACTCCATGGTCACCACCACGCCGGAGCATCCGCGCGGCGCCATGCTCAGGGCCTATGACAAGACCAACGGCAAGGAGGTCGGAACGGTGTGGATGCCCGCGCCCCAAAGCGGCTCGCCCATGACCTATACGGTGAACGGGCGGCAGTTCCTGGTGGTGGCGGTCTCGGGCGGCAACTATTCGGGCGAATATATCGCCTATGCCCTGCCGGCGGCCGACAAGTAG
- a CDS encoding hydrogen peroxide-inducible genes activator: protein MLPTLRQLQYLKLLDDHRSFSRAAEAAHVTQPTLSAGIHELEKILGAPVVDRARSGVILTSVGEEAVRRAAQILAQAEDLVQAASSAGQPLSGRFRLGVIPTIAPFLLPRALPVLRDRFPKLRLFLREDLTQRLIASLKGGALDAALIALPYDTSGLETEPVAVDALVAAVPADHPLSQLKAIAPERLEGDDLILLEDGHCLRDHALGACGLEPPRGGADGAFAATSLPTLVQMVGSGLGVSLLPAMAVEAGLTEHVPVSIRPLDALKPSREIVVCWRAGSSRRSEGKLLAETLRAA, encoded by the coding sequence ATGCTTCCGACCCTGCGCCAGTTGCAATATCTCAAGCTGCTCGACGACCACCGTTCGTTCAGCCGCGCGGCCGAGGCCGCCCACGTCACCCAGCCGACCCTGTCGGCCGGCATTCACGAACTGGAGAAGATCCTCGGCGCCCCGGTGGTCGACCGGGCCCGCTCGGGTGTGATCCTGACCTCGGTGGGCGAGGAGGCGGTGCGCCGCGCCGCCCAGATCCTGGCCCAGGCCGAGGATCTGGTGCAGGCCGCTAGCAGCGCCGGCCAGCCGCTGTCCGGCCGCTTCCGCCTGGGCGTAATCCCGACCATCGCCCCGTTCCTGTTGCCCCGCGCCCTGCCCGTGCTGCGCGATCGTTTTCCCAAACTGCGCCTGTTCCTGCGCGAGGACCTTACCCAGCGCCTGATCGCCTCGCTGAAGGGCGGGGCGCTGGACGCCGCCCTGATCGCCTTGCCCTATGACACCTCCGGCCTCGAAACCGAGCCGGTGGCTGTCGACGCCCTGGTGGCCGCGGTGCCGGCCGACCACCCCTTGAGCCAGCTCAAGGCCATAGCGCCGGAGCGGCTGGAAGGCGACGACCTGATCCTCCTGGAGGACGGCCACTGCCTGCGCGACCATGCCCTGGGCGCCTGCGGCCTGGAGCCGCCCCGCGGCGGGGCGGACGGCGCCTTCGCCGCCACCTCGCTGCCGACCCTCGTGCAGATGGTGGGCTCGGGCCTCGGGGTTTCGCTCTTGCCGGCCATGGCGGTGGAGGCCGGCCTGACCGAGCACGTGCCGGTCAGCATCCGCCCGCTCGACGCCCTCAAGCCCAGCCGCGAGATCGTGGTCTGTTGGCGCGCCGGTTCCAGCCGCCGCAGCGAAGGCAAACTCCTGGCCGAGACCCTGCGGGCGGCCTGA
- a CDS encoding alpha-L-fucosidase, protein MGPWAPTLESLNARPLPAWYDQAKFGIFIHWGLWAIPAFAARLGSISDAFKTDYDRAVAMTPYTEWYANAIKVPGTPSAEFHAKTYGAAPYEAFREPFIEGLKAWDPAAWAESFRNAGALYVVLVTKHHDGFCLWPSGVRNPKQTGWSTTRDIVGELAAAVRAQGMRFGVYYSGGIDWTFNRRPILTLADFMGSLPGGRYPAYAEAQTRELIERYEPSVLWNDIAWPTDQARLNALFADYYNAVPEGVVNDRWRAADLASLALRLKPARRALDARIKKRMLESPDAVQGIIPPPVPHSDFRTPEYARFPDIQAKKWEATRGMSHSFGFNRNDTEDDYASSETLISDFIDGVAKNGNLLLNVGPMADGTIPEPQARRLKAFGDWLGAHGEAIYGSQPWVRAEAVTDQGMPVRFTVKSGDLYLTLLGRPTGERILIRDLTLAGEVRRLDSGAPVRLVQAGPDLALDFARPLDGAFAPVMRIRGAVASGLG, encoded by the coding sequence ATGGGGCCTTGGGCGCCGACGCTCGAGTCGCTGAACGCGCGGCCGCTGCCGGCCTGGTACGACCAGGCCAAGTTCGGGATCTTCATCCACTGGGGCCTGTGGGCCATTCCGGCCTTCGCCGCCAGGCTGGGTTCGATCTCCGACGCGTTCAAGACCGACTACGACCGCGCGGTGGCCATGACCCCCTATACCGAGTGGTACGCCAACGCGATCAAGGTGCCCGGCACGCCCTCGGCCGAGTTCCATGCAAAGACCTATGGCGCGGCGCCCTACGAGGCGTTCCGGGAGCCGTTCATCGAGGGGCTGAAGGCGTGGGACCCGGCCGCCTGGGCCGAGAGCTTCCGGAACGCCGGCGCGCTCTATGTGGTGCTGGTGACCAAGCACCATGACGGCTTCTGCCTCTGGCCCAGCGGCGTGCGCAATCCCAAGCAGACAGGCTGGAGCACGACGCGCGACATCGTCGGGGAGCTGGCCGCGGCGGTCCGCGCCCAGGGGATGCGGTTCGGGGTCTATTATTCCGGCGGCATCGACTGGACCTTCAACCGCCGCCCGATCCTGACCCTGGCCGATTTCATGGGCTCTCTGCCCGGCGGCCGCTATCCGGCCTATGCCGAGGCGCAGACCCGCGAGCTGATCGAGCGCTACGAGCCCAGCGTGCTGTGGAACGACATCGCCTGGCCCACCGACCAGGCCCGGCTGAACGCCCTGTTCGCCGACTACTACAACGCCGTCCCCGAGGGCGTGGTGAACGACCGCTGGCGCGCCGCCGACCTGGCCAGCCTGGCGCTCCGCCTGAAGCCGGCGCGGCGGGCGCTGGACGCTCGGATCAAGAAGAGGATGCTGGAAAGTCCCGACGCGGTTCAGGGGATCATTCCCCCGCCCGTGCCGCACAGCGACTTCCGCACGCCGGAATATGCGCGCTTCCCCGACATCCAGGCCAAGAAGTGGGAGGCGACGCGCGGCATGAGCCATTCCTTCGGCTTCAACCGCAACGACACCGAGGACGACTACGCCTCGTCCGAGACCCTGATCAGTGACTTCATCGACGGGGTGGCCAAGAACGGCAACCTGCTGCTGAACGTCGGCCCGATGGCCGATGGGACCATCCCGGAACCCCAGGCGCGGCGGCTGAAGGCCTTCGGCGACTGGCTGGGCGCGCACGGCGAGGCGATCTATGGCTCGCAGCCCTGGGTCCGGGCCGAGGCGGTGACCGACCAGGGCATGCCGGTCCGGTTCACGGTCAAGAGCGGCGACCTCTACCTGACCCTGCTCGGCCGTCCGACCGGCGAACGCATCCTGATCCGCGACCTGACCCTGGCCGGCGAGGTCAGGCGCCTGGACAGCGGCGCGCCGGTTCGACTGGTCCAGGCCGGGCCGGACCTGGCGCTCGACTTCGCCCGCCCGCTGGACGGCGCCTTCGCTCCGGTGATGCGGATCAGGGGCGCGGTGGCCTCAGGGCTCGGGTGA
- a CDS encoding dihydrodipicolinate synthase family protein — protein sequence MSLAAGAAAVAALAGAGTAAAARDFGSPVKTLFWTAAITPCDKNLKFDPGAFRDVLAWFKHQGADGIVVLGTSGEYPSFSVAERKLIAETALKDKLGMNIIVGPGTPNFPETLELAQHAQDHGADGLLVIPPFYYPDPPTEGLVRYYSMLFDQVRIPINLYHIPGNSHVKISHDLIRALMHYPNLAGIKDSTGDPAGYAAFVAAFPELNMRSGTGNNLEIALEHGMGAILMEGNVFTKQCADVFTAYRAKQDYKPALARLRAAEASMREAGIYSFGPMKYALSVQMGAPQFYQRPPHADATDQQKTMLRAALDQMKNLA from the coding sequence ATGAGTTTGGCGGCGGGAGCGGCGGCGGTCGCAGCTCTGGCGGGTGCAGGAACCGCCGCGGCGGCCCGTGATTTCGGCAGCCCGGTCAAGACCCTGTTCTGGACCGCGGCGATCACCCCCTGCGACAAGAACCTGAAGTTCGATCCCGGCGCCTTCCGCGACGTGCTGGCCTGGTTCAAGCACCAGGGCGCCGACGGCATCGTGGTCTTGGGCACCAGCGGCGAGTACCCGTCCTTCTCCGTGGCCGAGCGCAAGCTGATCGCCGAGACGGCGCTGAAGGATAAGCTGGGGATGAACATCATCGTCGGCCCCGGCACGCCGAACTTCCCTGAGACCCTGGAGCTGGCCCAGCACGCCCAGGACCACGGCGCCGACGGGCTTCTGGTGATCCCGCCGTTCTACTATCCGGACCCGCCGACCGAGGGCCTGGTCCGTTATTATTCGATGCTGTTCGACCAGGTACGGATCCCGATCAACCTCTACCACATCCCCGGCAACAGCCATGTGAAGATCTCACACGACCTGATCCGGGCGCTGATGCACTATCCGAACCTGGCGGGGATCAAGGATTCCACCGGGGATCCGGCCGGCTACGCCGCCTTTGTTGCGGCCTTCCCCGAGCTGAACATGCGCAGCGGCACCGGCAACAACCTGGAGATCGCCCTGGAGCACGGCATGGGCGCCATCCTGATGGAGGGCAATGTCTTCACCAAGCAGTGCGCCGACGTGTTCACCGCCTATAGGGCCAAGCAGGACTACAAGCCCGCCCTGGCGCGGCTTCGCGCCGCCGAGGCTTCCATGCGCGAGGCGGGGATCTATTCCTTCGGGCCGATGAAATACGCCCTCAGCGTCCAGATGGGCGCGCCGCAGTTCTACCAGCGCCCGCCGCACGCGGACGCCACCGACCAGCAGAAGACCATGCTGCGGGCCGCGCTCGACCAGATGAAGAACCTGGCCTGA
- a CDS encoding NADP-dependent oxidoreductase, with the protein MSLTNHRWVLRHRPHGEIKPTDLDYVAEPVRDLAEGEVLIRNVYLSLDPTNRIWMSDMEQYMPPVEIGSPMRGGTIGVVEASRSAHFKPGDIASPGLGAWEAYTIAHETMARPMAPPPGAPLTAMMSVLGLTGLTAYCGTVFIGDPKPGETMVVSAAAGAVGSIAGQIGKLRGARVIGIAGGPKKCAWLTEELGFDGAIDYKAGDVGAALDRLCPNGVDVNFENVGGEIMDAVFSRMNKFGRMALCGMISGYNSRETMPGPSDFGRILMRSLTVKGFIVIDYMPRFGEAIAELAPWVLQGRIKWKAHVVDGLENALSALNRLFTGDHDGKLLVRISPEP; encoded by the coding sequence ATGAGCCTGACCAACCACCGCTGGGTGCTGCGCCATCGGCCGCACGGCGAGATCAAGCCCACCGACCTCGACTATGTGGCCGAGCCGGTGCGCGACCTGGCCGAGGGCGAGGTCTTGATCCGCAACGTCTATCTGTCGCTGGATCCGACCAACCGGATCTGGATGAGCGACATGGAGCAGTACATGCCGCCGGTGGAGATCGGCTCTCCCATGCGCGGCGGGACCATCGGGGTGGTCGAGGCCTCGCGCTCGGCCCACTTCAAGCCGGGCGACATCGCCTCGCCCGGCCTCGGCGCCTGGGAGGCCTACACCATCGCCCATGAAACCATGGCGCGGCCCATGGCCCCGCCGCCCGGCGCGCCCCTGACCGCCATGATGAGCGTTCTCGGCCTGACCGGGCTCACCGCCTATTGCGGCACGGTGTTCATCGGTGATCCCAAGCCCGGCGAGACCATGGTGGTCTCGGCCGCCGCCGGGGCGGTGGGCTCGATCGCAGGCCAGATCGGCAAGCTGCGCGGCGCGCGGGTGATCGGAATCGCCGGCGGGCCGAAGAAGTGCGCCTGGCTGACCGAGGAGCTCGGCTTCGATGGCGCCATCGACTACAAGGCCGGCGATGTCGGCGCGGCCCTCGACCGGCTGTGCCCGAATGGCGTCGACGTCAATTTCGAGAACGTCGGCGGCGAGATCATGGACGCGGTGTTCTCGCGCATGAACAAGTTCGGCCGCATGGCCCTTTGCGGCATGATCTCGGGCTACAATAGCCGGGAGACCATGCCGGGGCCGAGCGATTTCGGGCGCATCCTGATGCGCAGCCTGACGGTGAAGGGCTTCATCGTCATCGACTACATGCCGCGGTTCGGCGAAGCGATCGCCGAGCTGGCTCCGTGGGTGCTGCAGGGGCGCATCAAGTGGAAGGCGCACGTGGTCGACGGGCTGGAGAACGCGCTATCGGCCCTGAACCGGCTGTTCACCGGCGACCACGACGGCAAGCTTCTGGTGCGGATCTCACCCGAGCCCTGA